One Trichomycterus rosablanca isolate fTriRos1 chromosome 23, fTriRos1.hap1, whole genome shotgun sequence genomic window carries:
- the slc51a gene encoding organic solute transporter subunit alpha produces MDATNRSFDPSCAQPPPLAIDVIRRLDVFGIVLYSALTFMATVSMLVYIEECIYVYRNVSSNKKSAIIWVNGAAPVIGAMSCLGMWIPKATMFTDMTSATYFAIVVFKFLILMIEECGGDDAFLKRSENKTLRISTGPCCCCCPCLPHVPITRRSLFMLKLGSFQFALLKVVFTILSIILWTNGNYDVTDMSITGAAIWINPGVGVLTIIALWPVAIMFMHLRNTLHSLKIVPKYAMYQLILVLSQLQSAIINILAMNGIIACAPPYSSQTRGYLMSQQLLILEMFIITLVTRMLYRRRYDPLPDEQTDEEKKMVLSTECPA; encoded by the exons GACTCGATGTCTTTGGTATCGTCCTGTACTCGGCCCTGACCTTCATGGCCACAGTTTCCATGCTGGTTTACATCGAGGAGTGTATTTACGTCTACAGGAACGTCTCCTCCAACAAAAAGAGCGCCATCATCTGGGTGAATGGAGCTGCCCCG GTTATCGGTGCAATGTCATGTTTGGGCATGTGGATTCCCAAAGCTACAATGTTTACAGACATGACTTCAGCCAC GTACTTCGCGATCGTGGTGTTCAAGTTCCTGATCCTGATGATCGAAGAATGCGGAGGCGACGACGCGTTCTTAAAGCGCTCGGAGAATAAGACCCTACGGATCAGCACGGGGCCGTGTTGCTGCTGCTGCCCCTGCCTGCCGCATGTACCCATCACACG GCGGTCTCTATTTATGCTGAAACTGGGCTCATTCCAGTTTGCACTGCTCAAGGTGGTCTTCACAATCCTGTCAATCATCCTGTGGACCAATGGCAACTATGATGTGACTGAC ATGAGCATCACTGGCGCCGCTATCTGGATAAACCCCGGCGTGGGCGTCCTTACCATCATCGCCCTCTGGCCTGTTGCCATCATGTTCATGCATCTGCGCAACACCTTACACAGCCTGAAGATCGTCCCCAAGTATGCCATGTATCAA CTGATTTTGGTGCTCAGCCAGCTGCAGTCTGCCATCATTAATATTCTGGCCATGAATGGAATCATCGCCTGTGCACCACCGTACTCCTCCCAAACCAGAGGTTACT TGATGAGTCAGCAGCTTCTGATTTTGGAGATGTTCATCATCACGCTCGTGACTCGGATGCTGTACCGTCGCAGGTACGACCCGCTACCCGACGAGCAGACCGACGAGGAAAAGAAGATGGTTCTCTCGACCGAATGTCCAGCATGA